Proteins encoded by one window of Balearica regulorum gibbericeps isolate bBalReg1 chromosome 21, bBalReg1.pri, whole genome shotgun sequence:
- the C21H1orf174 gene encoding UPF0688 protein C1orf174 homolog translates to MASAGSWPLPKMAAGGARGRSRTEPRGPALPRRRRRPLGRCAKGSPEGGRPAPASAQPAGGTPARRQQRGGPRTPSLSSSHKAAETQPSKRLKCEKPSLGKSERGLICGSGNLAALGETPKTADGDPGDRNIIQQKKGESIPETNEDNQEKELNVTKLGAAKSSSAPSEMDSDDNLHNHVCSEEESSCESVLSDGDLPKRPIQSDNSAFLDEDSNQPMPVDRFFGDGEFIQDLPAVVLPSTTMSRREFRRLHFIAKEEEDDEEDAV, encoded by the exons ATGGCGAGCGCGGGCTCTTGGCCCCTCCCCAAGATGGCGGCGGGCGGAGCGCGGGGCCGAAGCCGCACGGAGCCCCGCGGCCCGGCTCTcccgaggcggcggcggcgaccCCTCGGGCGCTGTGCGAAGGGCTCCCCGGAGGGCGGTCGCCCGGCACCCGCCTCCGCTCAGCCCGCGGGGGGAACGCCGGCCCGCCGCCAGCAGCGGGGCGGCCCCCGGACGCCGAGCCTG TCTTCTTCACACAAAGCAGCTGAGACACAACCttcaaagagattaaaatgtgaaaaacctAGTCTAGGAAAATCAGAACGAGGACTTATCTGTGGAAGTGGAAACCTTGCTGCACTGGGGGAAACGCCTAAAACAGCTGATGGGGATCCAGGAGACCGCAATATCattcaacagaaaaaaggtgaaagcaTTCCAGAGACTAATGAAGACAACCAGGAAAAGGAGCTTAATGTCACCAAGCTAGGTGCAGCGAAATCAAGCAGTGCTCCATCAGAAATGGACAGTGACGACAATCTGCACAATCATGTCTGCAGTGAAGAGGAGAGCAGCTGTGAGAGTGTACTGTCAGATGGAGATCTCCCAAAGAGGCCGATACAATCGGACAATAGTGCTTTCTTGGATGAAGACAGCAACCAGCCAATGCCAGTGGACCGGTTCTTTGGAGATGGCGAGTTTATCCAG gatCTCCCAGCAGTGGTACTCCCAAGCACAACAATGAGCAGGCGAGAATTCAGAAGGCTCCATTTCAttgcaaaggaagaggaggatgatgaAGAGGATGCTGTCTAA